In Oncorhynchus gorbuscha isolate QuinsamMale2020 ecotype Even-year linkage group LG26, OgorEven_v1.0, whole genome shotgun sequence, the DNA window ctagacaagcatttgtgtaagagtattgatagcctagcatagcattaagcctagcattcagcacgcaacattttcacaaaaacaagaaaagcattcaaataaaattatttacctttgaagaacttcggatgttttcaatgacgagactcttagttagatagcaaatgttcattttttccaaaaatagtaTTTGTGTggacgaaatagctccgtttttcttcatcacgtttggctaagaaaatgaccggaaaatgcagtcacttacaacgccaaacttttttccaaattagctccataatatcgacagaaacatggcaatcgttgtttagaatcaatcctcaaggtgtttttcacatatctattcgataatctatcagtggtggcacttggcttctcatcagaagcaaacggaaaaatactgcagctggagattacgcaataattgcgaaggaggacaccaagcgaccacctggtagatgtagtctcttatggtcaatcttccaatgatatacctacaaatacgtcacaatgctgcagacaccttggggaatacgtggaaaacctaagctgactcctagctccttcacagccaAGAAGTCATtagcatgaggcggtttcaaaaaatgcggcacttcctgattggatttgtatctgtttttttctgtaacatcagttctgtggcagtCACAAACAATAtccttgcagttttggaaacgtcagagtgttttctttccaaagctgtcaattatatgcatagtcgagcatcttttcatgactaaatatcttgtttaaaatgggaacgtttttcatccaaaaattaaaatagcgccccctatatccaagaagttaatagGGCgctgggccaccacgagccagaacagcttcaatgcgccttaGCATAGATTCACCTAGTGTGTGTGGAACTCTATTTGAGGGATGGGACACCATTATTCCACAATAAAttccattatttggtgttttgttgagggTGGTGGCCGCTCCAGAATGTCCCATAAGTGTTTAATTgcgttgagatctggtgactgagacggccatggcatacAGATTACATAATTTTCATGATCATCAAACCATTGAGTGACCAATCGTGCCCTGTCGATGGGAGCATTGCCATCAGGTTGAACTGCTTCACCATAGGTTGAAGTTTATCCCTCAGAATGGCTGTGTATTTATTGGCATTGACCTTGCCTTCTAATGGGGTTGAGTTTTCCATTCCAGGAAAAatcagccacacatacagtaccagtcaaaagtttggacacacctattcattcaagggtttttctatatttttactattttttacattgtggaataatagtgaagacatcacaaataTGATAtaaacatgtggaatcatgtagtaaccaaaaagtgttcaacaacttgtcacgccctgaccttagagagcctttttatttctctatttggttaggtcagggtgtgatttgggtgggcattctagtttgtctgtttctttgtTGGCAGGGCATGTTtgccaatcagaggcagctgtctatcattgtctctgattgggaatcatacttggCCAGccattttcccacctgtgtttgtgggtaattatttatttcctgtgtgtttttgtgcgtcacgttctgtttacctgttgtttgtgaaggtttcactttattaaagatgtggaattacatgcacgctgcgccttggctcatttatgacagggagtttgaagacAGTGAACGTGACACAAAtcaatttatatttgagattcttcaaagtagccagcctttgccttgatgacagcttggcacactcttggcattctctcaaccaggttcaTGAGGTAGGCACCTGGAATCCATTTCAAGTAACAGATTTGTTAcatttatttgtggaatttctttccttgttAATGAATTTGAGTCAGTCAgtttggggtggtatacagaagatagccctatttagtaaaataCCAAGGCCATATTATGgcgagaacagctcaaataagcaaagagaaaaaactgtctgagactgtgtaaatcaggccttcatggtccaatAAGAAGAGGAGCATTGCTTGGGCCAaggaacacaagcaatggacattagactgttggaaatctgtcatttggtctgatcAGTCCAAATTTGAGGTTTTTGGCTGCAaccgttgtgtctttgtgagatgcagtgtAGGTACATGTGGAGATGATCTCCACGTGTGGTTCACACCGTGAAACAgggaggaggtgtgattgtgtcggggtgctttgttggtgaaactgtctgtgatttatttgtgAAAAAAATCAAATGTTCTCTTTTATACGGTGTATATatagcaccctcagcacccctattTCCCACGGCTATGTCTGTCGGGGCATTTTGGGTACTGTTTAGTGTTTGAAAAAATCAATCATCTGTTCTGGTGCTTGGATTGTCTAATTTTAGTGTCTGTTTTATAATttcttctctatttctccctaGGTAGCAGGTATCAAAGGCATGCTGGTCGCTGACAGGAGGCTAGACAACCAAGTGAAGATCTACATCACCTACAACAAGGGCCGTGATTGGAGGTTCCTGCAGGCCCCGGCGACAGGCCTGGCTGGCAACAACACCCACTGTTTTCAGGTAAGTTATTCTGAAGCTAACAGGGAAGACTCATCGCTGTGGTAATCAATCATGATCTAAGACTGCCTGAACTCTGAGGGgctttcccagacccagattaagTCTAGTCCAAGAGTTAAATAAGCATACTCAGTAGATAATCTCAATTGAAAGTTCATTTTAATCCAGGAATATGTGTTCAGTTCCATTCAAGTTATATTCATAAATGATAACAGTCGTGTTACATCACAGACTCAAGGAAGTTTGCTTACTCATCTTAACAGAAAGGGAATTACTTTACGTAATCACATTTGAACTATGATATGAAGACAAATTGTGTACAGACTCCTTGCTATTTACAGTTGTTATTAATTTAGGTGCCCTATCTTTCCTTTTATCCCATGTGACGTGACTGTAAAGGATGACTATAACTTTGAGAGATTAACAGTAAGAGTTCATACTGCTTAAAAGCCTACTAAGGCAATTATGGGGGCTGCACGCTGTACGCTGAGTGGGCTACAGGTTGAATACAATTATGTATTCATGTGACATTCGATTTAAAGATTATTTTTGATTGCCCTGTCAAATCCCATTGCCCTTGGTGTCCTTACAGCAATGTCAGGCTATCAATTGGAAAAGATTAAAGCggaatttctttggggggggctCTGTGCACAGATACAATTGTCTTCTGTTGTCGGCTTGCCGCTGAGACTTGACTTGATGATTTTATTTTAAAATCCTCCCCCAGGCTCTGTATTAATGACTGATAACGACGATTACGACAACCTATGGAGGTGCAGCATGGTATTTCGGAGGGAGCCTGCAGGAATTGGCTTAGTTGTTTTAGTTTTATTCATGTTTTGTTGTATAGTTAACTGCCTATGTTAGCATTGTTGTTAGCATTTGGTGTAAATGTAACTCACTAGAAGACTTCAGAATCAAAAGGACTCTATTTGCGTGTATCTTCAGGCTTTCTGAGATGAAGACAGCATAGCGGCTTTTCTTTTCCTTATCTTAAGGACCTTCTCTTGAAATAAAAAGCATTTATTTTGTGCACCTTTAAAGATCAACCGTATAGTGTTCTATGTACCATTGGTGATTTGATTGACCAGTGTATAATGGCTTCGTCAAATATAATGGACTGTCTGTCATTTCTCACCCCTCATCCTTTCCGTTCGCTCCGTCTCCAACTGCAGAAGTCTGAAAACCCCTGTCTGTCAGGCAGCATATCAACCAAGGCCTCAGCACCGGGAATAATAGTGGCCACAGGTGAGAGAATACAGAATGAACATTtgatagattagattagattactTTATTGTCCACGTATGTGAAAATTCATTTGGCTGAATAGAATGACATTTTAGCAATAAAAAAAGTCCTACATCCATGAATCTGCTTTCTTGATCTCTGTCCTCAAACAATATTTGTTCTGTcaccaaaacaatagtttgtcccctcctcttatcctctAATCCCTTACTGGATATGTGAGATCACTAAGCCACTGTGAGCCTGTATAAATGTACCGAATCTGTCCAGAGACCCACTATAGCACTTCTGATGTTGTACTTACTCACAGACGTTTTGGTGATGCAAAGTCACCGGGTTTATTTAAGTAGGCCAGTGCAGACTGAGGACACAGCAgactatgtttgtgtgtgtgtttgtgtttgggtATCTCGACACAAGCCTCTGCTTCGGCCCAGTTCATCACtcgccctcacacacacacacacacaagtccgcTGGTGCATAGATCAGTTGGTGAACCTGACAAACATGATGCGGCTCAAAACTCACGCTTTATTGTATTTCTACCACAGGGAACATTGAGTGTGAGCTGTCAAATTGGAGGAGGAGCACAACGTCTGGTTTCTGTATAAAGGAGAGGCCTTAGTCACTGTATAACAAAAAATACCGGGTCAGGGAACCAGATCATGATGTGAGTAGGGacgatggaggaatggagggatgacaTGAGTAGTGATGAGTGATCTAGAGATGGGGGGGATGATGTTATTTTGTCCTCCATTCATTTGGGACACTGTTGTTATTTTTGTGGGGGGGTGATTCGTGGAGAAGGTATGACGTGTTTAATCTTTCTGTCGTCCATTCTTTTGGGACTCTGTTCCCTTTGGTGAAAAGTAGGGATGATGTAATTTGTGTCTCCTTCTTGTTCACTTGAGGACCCTGTTCCTCTTGGACAGAAGAAATAAGGCGATGGGAAGTAAAGAATATAGGGTGTGGGGGGAGGAATTTCAATTCAATGAATGCTAATGTCCCGTCTTTAACAGACTTCTAAATTGGAGATTCATAAGGGTTGTCAGTCTGTTAGCTTTGGAATGACATTTTTAATGAGGAAGGTTCCATTACTCATAGACTTGAGGTAATTGGTGAAAACTTGAGTCGCTGGCAACCCTTGTAGAGTTATATTAAATTGTGTAACCATGCAGTTGCAATGGagaaatgttttttgttgttttgttatgagGTAATCTAACTTTGGTTTCTCAATGTTTTTCGGACACTTCAGCCATAGTTCCAAGTGGCAGCTTATCAAGATAGACTACAAGTCCATTTTCAACAGGAAATGTACAGAAGGAGAGTATTAGACGTGGCACCTTCACAACaagttaactttttatggctgcgggggcagtattgagtagcttggatgaaaaggtgcccatatcaaacggcctgctcctcagtcatagttgctaatatttgcatattattattagtatttgaTGGAaatcactctgaagtttctaaaactgtttgaatgatgcctgtgagtataacagaactcatattggcaggcaaaatcctgagttgaaatcaaaacaggaaagtcagaaatctgagcttgtatgtccccaatgaaatccccttgagatatgaatgatgttgcactgcctaggggttccactagatgtcaaccatcaatagaaGTTATAATAAGGCTTCTTTGTTGTTATGGGAGTGAATGAAAGCAGAATATATCAGCTGTCCATCAAGCAAGCCATTTTGTGATCCCACTTTTTCCTCATGGTAGTCACATGCGTTCCATGGCTCACGAAGACGAgaaggaatactccggttggaactttattgaagctatctGTTAAAagcatcctaatgattgattctgtacttagtttgaaatgtttcttcgaccggtaatatcactttttgaagtttttgtccgatatAATGCTgaccagtttaaaaaaaatctgacacagcggttgcattaaagagaggtatatctataattccatgtgtataactatattatcatctacatttatgatgagtatttctgttgaatgatgtggctatgcaaaatcacttgatgtttttggaactagtgaatctaacgcgccaatgtaaactcagatctTTTATATATTAACTTTATCAAataaaacatgcatgtattgtgtaacatgaagtcctatgagtgtcatctgatgaagataattcaaggttagtgattaattttatctttatttctggtttttgtgaaggCTATATTTTGctagaaaatggctgtgtttattgtggtttggtggagacctaacataattgtttgtagtgctttcgctgaaaagactatttgaaattggacactttggtgggaaTAACAACGAAAATATAATTAAAATTACATAAGACacgtatgttttaggaattgtaattatgagatttctgtggtttgaattttaccgccctctattttcactggtagttgtcatatcgatcccggtatctggattgcagccataacaggttttaagACCTCTTCAAAAGGAAGTCAGTCCAATTCATCAATACGTGTCCCAATGACCTAATACCAATGTATTTACATGGTAGTTAGGGACTAAACTTTATTCATAATGAGCGATACCTGGAGAAAAGCAGACCTCTGAAATTAAAATGGATTGCCCTCCctacagaattttttt includes these proteins:
- the LOC124015276 gene encoding VPS10 domain-containing receptor SorCS1-like, with product MENVKTTQMLDLYEVAGIKGMLVADRRLDNQVKIYITYNKGRDWRFLQAPATGLAGNNTHCFQKSENPCLSGSISTKASAPGIIVATGNIECELSNWRRSTTSGFCIKERP